A single window of Gossypium hirsutum isolate 1008001.06 chromosome A10, Gossypium_hirsutum_v2.1, whole genome shotgun sequence DNA harbors:
- the LOC107896849 gene encoding mannan endo-1,4-beta-mannosidase 6 isoform X2: MLRTLLLFHICRHNLGTNVHGFQGEEQIETTVEDFLDHSPHFTTTQGMYDVEEVADDDDDWQMVQAKGNQFVVNGQPFYVNGFNTYWLMVFAADQSTRGKVSELFQQASSVGLTVCRTWAFNDGQWRALQKSPSVYDEEVFKALDFVVSEAKKYKIRLILSLVNNWNAYGGKAQYVKWGNASGLNLTSDDEFFSHPALRSYYKSHVKAVLNRVNTFTNITYKNDPTIFAWELMNEPRCTSDPSGDTLQSWIAEMAAYVKSLDAKHMVEIGLEGFYGPSAPARTQFNPNSYATQVGTDFIRNHQALGVDFASVHIYADSWISPTISDAHLEFTKSWMEAHIEDAEKYLGMPVIFSEFGVSRKDPGYNSSYRDTLINTVYKTLLNSTKKGGSGAGSLLWQLFPDGTDYMDDGYAIVLAKSPSTSNLISLHSTRVAIFNSRCSWKCRWGCRKKNSLEKFLYRDDL, encoded by the exons ATGCTGAGGACTCTTTTACTTTTTCATATTTGCAGACACA ATTTGGGGACCAATGTCCATGGTTTTCAAGGGGAAGAGCAGATTGAAACCACGGTGGAGGATTTCCTCGATCATTCACCACATTTTACCACAACACAAGG GATGTATGATGTGGAAGAGGTggcagatgatgatgatgactgGCAAATGGTGCAGGCCAAAGGGAACCAGTTTGTTGTTAATGGTCAACCTTTCTATGTCAACGGATTCAATACCTACTGGCTGATGGTATTCGCAGCCGATCAATCTACAAGAGGAAAGGTCTCTGAATTGTTTCAACAAGCATCTTCAGTAGGACTAACCGTATGCAGGACTTGGGCTTTCAACGATGGCCAATGGCGAGCTCTTCAAAAGTCTCCTTCTGTTTATGATGAGGAAGTATTTAAG GCATTGGATTTTGTGGTGAGTGAGGCAAAGAAATACAAGATCAGGCTCATACTGTCATTGGTTAATAACTGGAATGCATATGGTGGTAAGGCACAATATGTTAAGTGGGGGAATGCGTCTGGCCTCAACTTGACTTCGGATGACGAGTTCTTCTCTCATCCAGCTCTTAGAAGTTACTACAAGTCCCATGTTAAG GCAGTGCTAAATAGAGTCAATACGTTCACAAACATAACTTACAAGAATGACCCTACAATATTTGCTTGGGAACTGATGAACGAACCTCGATGCACCTCAGATCCCTCTGGGGATACATTGCAG TCATGGATAGCGGAAATGGCAGCATACGTGAAGAGCCTTGATGCAAAGCACATGGTTGAAATCGGACTAGAAGGATTTTACGGACCCTCAGCACCTGCAAGGACTCAGTTCAACCCGAATTCATATGCAACTCAAGTTGGAACAGACTTTATAAGAAACCATCAGGCACTTGGCGTTGATTTCGCATCTGTTCACATTTATGCTGATTCCTG GATTTCGCCAACTATATCTGATGCTCATCTCGAATTCACAAAATCATGGATGGAGGCTCACATAGAAGATGCTGAGAAATACCTAGGAATGCCTGTTATCTTTTCCGAGTTTGGAGTGTCGAGAAAGGACCCTGGCTACAACTCATCATACCGAGACACTCTTATCAACACAGTGTACAAGACACTCTTGAACTCAACAAAGAAAGGAGGGAGCGGAGCTGGGAGCCTCTTATGGCAGCTATTCCCTGATGGGACAGACTACATGGATGACGGCTATGCAATTGTCCTCGCAAAGTCCCCTTCAACATCAAACCTAATATCCCTTCATTCTACAAGAGTCGCAATCTTTAACTCCAGGTGTTCTTGGAAATGCCGTTGGGGTTGCAGGAAGAAAAATTCTTTGGAGAAATTCCTTTACCGTGATGATCTGTAA
- the LOC107896849 gene encoding mannan endo-1,4-beta-mannosidase 6 isoform X1, whose product MDTCKRCFILSLVFFMVFFEDLGTNVHGFQGEEQIETTVEDFLDHSPHFTTTQGMYDVEEVADDDDDWQMVQAKGNQFVVNGQPFYVNGFNTYWLMVFAADQSTRGKVSELFQQASSVGLTVCRTWAFNDGQWRALQKSPSVYDEEVFKALDFVVSEAKKYKIRLILSLVNNWNAYGGKAQYVKWGNASGLNLTSDDEFFSHPALRSYYKSHVKAVLNRVNTFTNITYKNDPTIFAWELMNEPRCTSDPSGDTLQSWIAEMAAYVKSLDAKHMVEIGLEGFYGPSAPARTQFNPNSYATQVGTDFIRNHQALGVDFASVHIYADSWISPTISDAHLEFTKSWMEAHIEDAEKYLGMPVIFSEFGVSRKDPGYNSSYRDTLINTVYKTLLNSTKKGGSGAGSLLWQLFPDGTDYMDDGYAIVLAKSPSTSNLISLHSTRVAIFNSRCSWKCRWGCRKKNSLEKFLYRDDL is encoded by the exons ATGGATACTTGCAAGAGATGCTTCATTCTTTCCTTGGTCTTTTTCATGGTTTTCTTTGAAGATTTGGGGACCAATGTCCATGGTTTTCAAGGGGAAGAGCAGATTGAAACCACGGTGGAGGATTTCCTCGATCATTCACCACATTTTACCACAACACAAGG GATGTATGATGTGGAAGAGGTggcagatgatgatgatgactgGCAAATGGTGCAGGCCAAAGGGAACCAGTTTGTTGTTAATGGTCAACCTTTCTATGTCAACGGATTCAATACCTACTGGCTGATGGTATTCGCAGCCGATCAATCTACAAGAGGAAAGGTCTCTGAATTGTTTCAACAAGCATCTTCAGTAGGACTAACCGTATGCAGGACTTGGGCTTTCAACGATGGCCAATGGCGAGCTCTTCAAAAGTCTCCTTCTGTTTATGATGAGGAAGTATTTAAG GCATTGGATTTTGTGGTGAGTGAGGCAAAGAAATACAAGATCAGGCTCATACTGTCATTGGTTAATAACTGGAATGCATATGGTGGTAAGGCACAATATGTTAAGTGGGGGAATGCGTCTGGCCTCAACTTGACTTCGGATGACGAGTTCTTCTCTCATCCAGCTCTTAGAAGTTACTACAAGTCCCATGTTAAG GCAGTGCTAAATAGAGTCAATACGTTCACAAACATAACTTACAAGAATGACCCTACAATATTTGCTTGGGAACTGATGAACGAACCTCGATGCACCTCAGATCCCTCTGGGGATACATTGCAG TCATGGATAGCGGAAATGGCAGCATACGTGAAGAGCCTTGATGCAAAGCACATGGTTGAAATCGGACTAGAAGGATTTTACGGACCCTCAGCACCTGCAAGGACTCAGTTCAACCCGAATTCATATGCAACTCAAGTTGGAACAGACTTTATAAGAAACCATCAGGCACTTGGCGTTGATTTCGCATCTGTTCACATTTATGCTGATTCCTG GATTTCGCCAACTATATCTGATGCTCATCTCGAATTCACAAAATCATGGATGGAGGCTCACATAGAAGATGCTGAGAAATACCTAGGAATGCCTGTTATCTTTTCCGAGTTTGGAGTGTCGAGAAAGGACCCTGGCTACAACTCATCATACCGAGACACTCTTATCAACACAGTGTACAAGACACTCTTGAACTCAACAAAGAAAGGAGGGAGCGGAGCTGGGAGCCTCTTATGGCAGCTATTCCCTGATGGGACAGACTACATGGATGACGGCTATGCAATTGTCCTCGCAAAGTCCCCTTCAACATCAAACCTAATATCCCTTCATTCTACAAGAGTCGCAATCTTTAACTCCAGGTGTTCTTGGAAATGCCGTTGGGGTTGCAGGAAGAAAAATTCTTTGGAGAAATTCCTTTACCGTGATGATCTGTAA
- the LOC107896850 gene encoding transcription elongation factor TFIIS — MERELVDLFEAAKKAADLAAASDAVSEVSRCVDALKQLRAFPVSYDILVSTQVGKRLRSLSKHPREKIQTVASDLLELWKKVVIEETTKGKKNGTSSAIKSEKLPKPSAVKSEKLSNTENVKAEKVSKDNSVKSVKVEKREANGDVAMAKKSDRGEMGKVEKICKDDRQSPNVKKSSQPPAGPPKLTSMVKCNDLVRDKFREILVEALSKVPSEVDGDMLDQVTACDPIRVAVSVESVMFEKMGKSNGAQKFKYRSIMFNIKDPNNPDLRRKVLLGEVKPERLITMTPEEMASEQRQREINEIKEKALFDCERGVAPKATTDQFKCGRCGQRKTTYYQMQTRSADEPMTTYVTCVNCNNHWKFC; from the exons ATGGAGAGGGAGCTGGTGGATTTGTTCGAAGCTGCCAAGAAAGCGGCTGATTTAGCCGCTGCCTCCGACGCCGTTTCCGAGGTTTCCCGATGCGTCGATGCCTTGAAGCAGCTCAGGGCTTTCCCTGTCTCTTACGATATTCTTGTTTCTACTCag GTTGGGAAAAGGCTTCGATCTCTCTCTAAGCATCCCAGGGAGAAGATTCAAACTGTGGCTTCTGACTTGCTTGAACTATGGAAAAAGGTTGTTATCGAGGAGACTACCAAAGGTAAGAAAAATGGCACCAGTAGTGCCATTAAGTCGGAGAAACTTCCAAAGCCAAGTGCCGTGAAGTCTGAAAAGCTCTCCAATACAGAAAATGTAAAGGCTGAGAAAGTATCTAAAGATAATTCAGTAAAATCTGTCAAAGTTGAGAAGAGGGAAGCAAATGGAGATGTTGCAATGGCCAAGAAGTCAGATCGGGGAGAGATGGGTAAGGTTGAAAAGATTTGTAAGGATGACAGACAATCACCGAATGTAAAGAAATCATCGCAACCACCTGCTGGTCCACCAAAGCTGACATCAATGGTCAAATGTAACGATCTTGTGCGTGACAAATTTAGGGAGATTCTTGTAGAGGCGTTGTCTAAAGTCCCGAGTGAGGTTGATGGGGACATGCTTGATCAAGTGACTGCTTGCGATCCCATCAGAGTTGCTGTGTCTGTAGAATCTGTGATGTTTGAGAAGATGGGTAAATCAAATGGGGCCCAGAAATTTAAGTACAGATCTATAATGTTCAACATTAAGGATCCAAACAACCCAGATTTAAGGAGGAAGGTTCTTCTCGGAGAAGTGAAACCAGAAAGGCTTATTACAATGACCCCAGAGGAAATGGCAAGTGAACAAAGGCAAcgtgaaattaatgaaattaaagaaaaagctTTATTTGATTGCGAGCGAGGTGTTGCACCAAAGGCAACGACAGATCAATTTAAGTGCGGTCGTTGTGGTCAACGCAAGACCACTTACTATCAAATGCAGACAAGGAGTGCAGATGAACCTATGACAACCTATGTTACGTGTGTCAACTGCAACAACCATTGGAAATTCTGTTAG
- the LOC107896848 gene encoding serine/threonine-protein kinase AtPK2/AtPK19, whose translation MVSSQLSGLTKGRTCKPFDARLLFNASPPDAVLTEQVEVDFSDVFGPLPVQVSIEDSGGEPENTVSAAGVTGIVYDDPAIVYSRSHSLLGPSSRVSQSLISKLSFCEIGDSVDLVESIKEESISEVEELSVGDDDDNKKSLKYVNGDHMKVISIGIEDFEVLKVVGQGAFGKVYQVRKKGTPEIYAMKVMRKDKIMEKNHAEYMNAERDILTKVDHPFIVQLRYSFQTKYRLYLILDFINGGHLFFQLHHHGLFREDLARVYAAEIVSAVSHLHANGVMHRDLKPENILLDGDGHVILTDFGLAKQFDENTRSNSLCGTVEYMAPEIITGKGHDKAADWWSVGILLFEMLTGKPPFTGGNRDKIEQKIVKERMKLPKFLSSEAHSLLKGLLHKDACKRLGNGPSGSEEIKRCKWFKSINWRKLEAREIQPSFRPEIAGKHCIANFDKRWTDMPLTFSPASSPKTNANPFTDFNYIRPAATLLSE comes from the exons ATGGTCTCCTCACAGTTATCTGGTTTGACCAAGGGTCGTACATGTAAACCTTTTGATGCTCGGCTACTATTTAATGCAAGCCCACCGGATGCTGTTTTAACTGAACAGGTTGAAGTAGATTTTTCTGATGTGTTTGGCCCCCTGCCGGTTCAGGTTTCAATAGAAGACAGTGGTGGTGAACCAGAGAATACTGTTTCAGCTGCGGGTGTGACTGGGATTGTTTATGATGATCCAGCTATTGTTTACAGCCGATCACATTCTTTGCTCGGCCCTTCTTCTCGTGTCAGTCAATCCTTGATAAGCAAACTCAGCTTTTGCGAGATAGGCGATTCAGTGGATCTAGTAGAAAGTATTAAGGAAGAAAGTATCAGTGAAGTTGAGGAGCTCTCTGTTggagatgatgatgataataagaAGTCCCTTAAATATGTTAATGGAGATCACATGAAGGTCATCAGCATAGGCATTGAGGATTTTGAGGTTTTGAAGGTGGTTGGGCAAGGTGCATTCGGAAAAGTATATCAGGTGAGGAAAAAGGGCACACCAGAAATTTATGCAATGAAGGTTATGCGGAAAGACAAGATAATGGAGAAGAATCACGCAGAGTACATGAATGCTGAGAGGGATATTTTAACAAAAGTTGATCACCCTTTCATTGTCCAGCTCAGATATTCATTTCAA ACCAAGTATAGGTTGTACCTTATTCTGGATTTCATTAATGGCGGGCACCTCTTCTTTCAGCTTCACCATCATGGTCTTTTCAG AGAGGATCTGGCTCGTGTCTACGCTGCTGAGATTGTTTCTGCGGTTTCACACCTTCATGCAAATGGCGTAATGCATAGGGATCTTAAACCTGAAAATATTCTTTTGGATGGTGATGGCCAT gtAATATTGACAGATTTTGGCCTGGCCAAGCAATTTGACGAAAATACAAGATCAAATTCATTATGTGGAACAGTGGAATACATGGCACCAGAAATAATTACGGGGAAGGGCCATGATAAGGCTGCAGACTGGTGGAGTGTTGgtatattattatttgaaatgCTTACTGGAAAG CCTCCTTTTACTGGTGGAAACAGAGACAAAATTGAGCAAAAGATTGTCAAGGAGAGGATGAAGCTGCCCAAATTCCTTTCTAGCGAAGCACATTCTCTGTTGAAAGGG CTGCTGCATAAAGATGCTTGTAAGCGCCTTGGAAATGGACCTAGTGGAAGCGAGGAAATAAAGCGATGCAAATGGTTCAAGTCAATCAACTGGAGAAAACTAGAGGCAAGGGAAATTCAACCCAGTTTCCGTCCTGAAATTGCTGGGAAGCATTGCATTGCCAACTTTGACAAACGATGGACTGACATGCCGTTGACTTTTTCTCCAGCGTCTAGCCCAAAGACCAATGCAAACCCTTTCACAGATTTCAATTACATAAGGCCAGCTGCAACCCTTCTATCAGAGTAG
- the LOC107896852 gene encoding high mobility group B protein 13, producing the protein MATPEIHVSVRKPLQPKNTAAADVNFVVVMKEGSKTKQVKSKPKQDHRLDNDSNKENLNHHPVTVYATPTKKKKKVEASLDLDSSLAEELSAMRKRLERLRLDKEKTEKMLKEREAVLDSQLKEMEDRGLFQKQLEIEVDRLFRLKELKSYCMRISPIKSLRERQQGGRKNNVVQSVDIKAAAEWEEESMDENTLQSPTPSDSSEFVGENNND; encoded by the exons ATGGCGACGCCTGAGATTCATGTCAGCGTACGTAAGCCTCTCCAGCCAAAGAACACAGCTGCCGCCGATGTCAATTTCGTAGTGGTGATGAAGGAAGGCTCAAAGACTAAGCAAGTAAAGTCAAAGCCCAAGCAAGATCACCGCCTGGACAATGATTCAAACAAGGAGAACCTGAACCATCATCCCGTGACCGTTTACGCTACACccacgaagaagaagaagaaggtggAGGCGTCGTTGGATTTAGATTCGTCGTTGGCGGAGGAGCTCAGCGCCATGAGGAAGAGGCTGGAGCGGTTGAGGTTGGATAAGGAGAAGACGGAGAAGATGTTGAAAGAGAGGGAAGCTGTCTTGGATTCACAACTGAAGGAGATGGAGGACAGAGGTCTATTTCAGAAACAGCTCGAAATCGAGGTTGATAGATTGTTCAGATTAAAGGAGCTCAAATCTTATTGCATG AGGATATCTCCAATAAAGTCACTGAGGGAGAGACAACAGGGTGGCAGGAAGAACAATGTAGTGCAATCAGTG GATATAAAAGCTGCTGCAGAATGGGAGGAAGAATCCATGGATGAAAACACATTGCAGAGCCCAACTCCATCAGATTCATCTGAGTTTGTTGGAGAGAATAATAATGATTAA